The Glycine soja cultivar W05 chromosome 3, ASM419377v2, whole genome shotgun sequence genome window below encodes:
- the LOC114406157 gene encoding uncharacterized protein LOC114406157 isoform X1 gives MMKALTSSCSKAMVETLGPFSPRVPLCVSDRPEFCFTLRSKNEKKGWNLLLLKLVRNNDLYPVHAVPPKDQVDLETVEPQAQQSEQTNESKFVRVSFQLQKTCNFGEQFLIVGGGPVLGSWDPLEALPMTWSEGHVWAVELDMPAGQTFQYKFILKGEGGDIIWQPGLDRLIHTWETKNRIVVLEDWENVELQKITEEDQLAEPNEEPQEFIQFEDQDMSQVGKSQLDTYLEEANLSNKYHPNLDVLQYWKDNQAQFPDLSLLACDILSIQITTVASESAFSIGSRVLKKY, from the exons ATGATGAAAGCCCTCACAAGCTCTTGTTCTAAGGCCATGGTCGAGACTCTAGGACCCTTCTCTCCCAGAGTTCCCCTTTGTGTTTCTGATAGACCCGAATTCTGCTTCACCCTTCGTtccaaaaatgagaaaaagggaTGGAATTTATTGCTCCTGAAACTGGTTCGAAACAATGATCTTTACCCTGTTCATGCAGTGCCACCAAAGGACCag GTGGACTTGGAAACTGTGGAGCCTCAGGCTCAACAGAGTGAACAAACAA ATGAATCAAAGTTTGTTCGTGTATCGTTCCAGTTACAAAAGACTTGTAATTTTGGTGAACAGTTTCTTATAGTTGGAGGTGGTCCTGTGCTTGGTTCATGGGACCCTTTAGAGGCATTACCCATGACATGGTCTGAAGGACATGTATGGGCTGTGGAGCTG GATATGCCTGCTGGACAAACATTCCAGTATAAGTTCATACTGAAAGGAGAAGGGGGGGATATTATTTGGCAGCCAGGGTTGGATCGATTGATCCACACTTGGGAAACTAAGAATAGAATAGTTGTTCTCGAAGATTGGGAGAATGTAGAACTTCAGAAAATAACAGAGGAAGATCAACTTGCCGAGCCAAATGAGGAACCCCAG GAGTTTATACAATTTGAAGATCAAGATATGTCACAAGTGGGTAAATCTCAACTAGATACATATTTGGAAGAGGCAAATctttcaaataaatatcatcCCAATCTTGATGTTTTGCAATATTGGAAGGACAATCAAGCTCAGTTTCCAGATCTTTCACTATTGGCTTGTGATATTTTAAGCATCCAAATTACAACGGTGGCTTCCGAATCAGCATTTAGTATTGGCTCACGGGtgcttaaaaaatattga
- the LOC114406157 gene encoding uncharacterized protein LOC114406157 isoform X2, with the protein MMKALTSSCSKAMVETLGPFSPRVPLCVSDRPEFCFTLRSKNEKKGWNLLLLKLVRNNDLYPVHAVPPKDQVDLETVEPQAQQSEQTNESKFVRVSFQLQKTCNFGEQFLIVGGGPVLGSWDPLEALPMTWSEGHVWAVELDMPAGQTFQYKFILKGEGGDIIWQPGLDRLIHTWETKNRIVVLEDWENVELQKITEEDQLAEPNEEPQLTQCFPLLVALR; encoded by the exons ATGATGAAAGCCCTCACAAGCTCTTGTTCTAAGGCCATGGTCGAGACTCTAGGACCCTTCTCTCCCAGAGTTCCCCTTTGTGTTTCTGATAGACCCGAATTCTGCTTCACCCTTCGTtccaaaaatgagaaaaagggaTGGAATTTATTGCTCCTGAAACTGGTTCGAAACAATGATCTTTACCCTGTTCATGCAGTGCCACCAAAGGACCag GTGGACTTGGAAACTGTGGAGCCTCAGGCTCAACAGAGTGAACAAACAA ATGAATCAAAGTTTGTTCGTGTATCGTTCCAGTTACAAAAGACTTGTAATTTTGGTGAACAGTTTCTTATAGTTGGAGGTGGTCCTGTGCTTGGTTCATGGGACCCTTTAGAGGCATTACCCATGACATGGTCTGAAGGACATGTATGGGCTGTGGAGCTG GATATGCCTGCTGGACAAACATTCCAGTATAAGTTCATACTGAAAGGAGAAGGGGGGGATATTATTTGGCAGCCAGGGTTGGATCGATTGATCCACACTTGGGAAACTAAGAATAGAATAGTTGTTCTCGAAGATTGGGAGAATGTAGAACTTCAGAAAATAACAGAGGAAGATCAACTTGCCGAGCCAAATGAGGAACCCCAG CTGACTCAATGCTTTCCTCTCCTTGTTGCTCTACGTTAG